The DNA window AGTGCTCATTCACTCCGGCCCGGCGTTGATCACCTCGGAGCACGGTCTCGGACCTCGAGCGGCTCGCGACATACATGCGGCAACCGCCGCAGGTTATTTCGTCGTCCCCGACCCGGAATTGGCCTTGTCGTTGGTGGCCGGTGCGCTCCTCGGACTCGGGCAGCTTCTGCTCGCGCAACCGTCCCGTGACGACCACGAGGCGGTGGACCGCATGACGTTCAGCGTTCTTCTTGCCCTCGGTGTCTCCGCTGCCGACGCCCGCGAATTGTGCAGCCGCCCTATACCGTCCATGAGCGAGGTTCCCACGGTGGGCGAGAAGTAGTAAGTGCGAGCCGAAGGGCTCAGCGCGCGCTCTCCAGATCACGGATGAGTGCGGTGACGGTGCGGTCGCGGGCCAGTTTCCACTCCAGAACTGGGTTGAGGATTCCGCGCAGCCAGAAGTACGGGGCCCAGACGGCAGGAGCAATCGTCCGTGCGCGACGAGTTCTGACACTGCGTACCAAGAGCTCGGCTGCTCGGTCCGCAGGCAGCCGCCGATTCAGCGGCCACGGCAGCAATTCGCCGATCCGACGGCCAACCGGGTCGTCGTCGAGCGTTCCCCGTGCCAGATCGGTATCGACGACACCGAAGTACGCGAGTCCTGCCGATGCTCCGACTGCGGCGAATTCGATGCTCAGCGCGCGTCCCAGTTGTTCCACGGCAGCCTTGCTGACCATGTACGGCGCGCCTCCCATGCCGGGAGTGAATGCAGCGCAGGATGATACGAGCGCGATGTGCCCGCCGCGGGTGACTACTTCGTCTGCGCTTGCGCGCACGATGTTCAGGACTCCGCCGAAGTTCACGGCCATCACGGCGTCGAACGTACTTTTGTCCACAGTCCGGATCGTTGCCGGAGGCGGTGTGATTCCCGCATTGGCGATGACGATATCGAGGGCGCCGAACTTCTCCACTGTTCGAGCGACACACGCCACCATCGCGTCCGAGTCGGTGACATCGGCTGCGAGCAATAGGACGCGTTCGCACTTGATCGCATCCGCTGGAATGTCACGGTCGACCACCGCGACGGATGCACCCGCGGCAAGTAGCTTCTGCACGGTGGCAGCGCCGATACCGCGAGCCCCGCCGGTTACGAGAGCAACTGCACCTGTCAATGCGAGCTGACGTGTCATGCGGAGGCCTCCGATATTGCAGGCTCGACTTCGGCGACGGGTGTCGCCGATCGAGTGCGGTAACCGTAGTGGTCGAGCTCGATCACGGACATCCGCCGGGTGAAATTACGCACCGATCCTGGCCAGTAGGTGACGTTGCGACCTGAGGGACTGAGGTAGTAGCTGCTGCATCCGCCTGAGTTCCACACCGATCCCGCGAGCCGGGCATCGGTGTACGCGGCGAATTCGGCCTGCGCTGTGCTGCTGACTTCGAGTGCGACAATGGACTTGTCGTCCATGACTCGAAGCGCCTCGAGTATGTAGTTCACCTGTGCCTCGATGGTGACGACCTGAGAGGTGTAGACCACCGAATTGGGCCCGAGGAGCATGAAGAAATTCGGGAAGCCCTGCACGGTTGTTCCGCGGTAGGAAGACATCTCGCCGCCGGGCCACGCGTCGGTCAGCGACTTTCCGTTGCGGCCACGGATGCGCCGAAAGCCGGAGTGCTTGGCGATGGTGAATCCGGTCCCCAGCACGATCGTGTCGACCTCGTGCATCCGCCCATCCGCGGTGACGATTCCGTCCGGCCGGACTTCGGTGATGGCCGTCGTCTCCACACTGACGTTGTCACGAGCGAGCGCGGGATAGAACTTGTT is part of the Rhodococcus sovatensis genome and encodes:
- a CDS encoding SDR family NAD(P)-dependent oxidoreductase, which translates into the protein MTRQLALTGAVALVTGGARGIGAATVQKLLAAGASVAVVDRDIPADAIKCERVLLLAADVTDSDAMVACVARTVEKFGALDIVIANAGITPPPATIRTVDKSTFDAVMAVNFGGVLNIVRASADEVVTRGGHIALVSSCAAFTPGMGGAPYMVSKAAVEQLGRALSIEFAAVGASAGLAYFGVVDTDLARGTLDDDPVGRRIGELLPWPLNRRLPADRAAELLVRSVRTRRARTIAPAVWAPYFWLRGILNPVLEWKLARDRTVTALIRDLESAR